From the Acidilutibacter cellobiosedens genome, one window contains:
- a CDS encoding ABC transporter ATP-binding protein: MIKKLFSFFDGYKKYAALAISFMIIDVMGEIIQPMLMSDIVDIGIKNRDLNYIFRIGGLMLIMALIAIIGGIINVYFGSKAGVGFATNIRKGVFHKIQEFSFSNIDEFKSASLVTRLTNDVTLIQQVTIMGLRILVKAPLMLIFGAIMAFKINSELALVVAVAIPILGTCVFVILKKSFPFFVNMQKRLDRVNGNIQENLTNIRVVKSFVREDFERNKFEESSDALMNNATRALHIVIWDRPLMIVVMRSSIMALLWFGGNKILQGSLQVGELMSFISYITQILFSLLLLGMVITQASRASASAKRIIEVLDTKIDIKDKEDAEERKVKEGIVEFKNVFFKYKDENADYALKDISFKVKKGEIIGIVGSTGSGKTSLVQLIPRLYDATKGSVLVDGVDVRDYRLNDLRKSIGFVLQKNVLFSGTIKDNLKWGNTQAKTEEIVRAAKNAQAHDFIMEFSKGYETELGQEGVNISGGQKQRLSIARAMLKNLKIREM, encoded by the coding sequence ATGATTAAAAAGCTTTTTTCATTTTTTGACGGATATAAAAAATATGCGGCTTTAGCAATATCATTTATGATCATTGACGTAATGGGAGAAATTATTCAACCTATGCTTATGTCCGATATAGTTGATATAGGAATAAAAAACAGGGATTTAAATTATATATTCAGAATAGGAGGTTTAATGCTTATAATGGCATTGATTGCCATTATAGGAGGTATTATAAACGTATATTTTGGATCAAAGGCAGGGGTAGGTTTTGCAACTAATATTAGAAAAGGTGTTTTTCATAAGATTCAAGAGTTTTCGTTTTCTAACATTGATGAGTTTAAAAGTGCATCTTTGGTTACAAGACTTACGAACGATGTAACTTTAATTCAACAGGTAACAATAATGGGACTGAGGATTCTTGTAAAAGCACCGCTTATGCTTATATTCGGAGCGATTATGGCTTTTAAAATAAATTCGGAATTGGCTTTGGTAGTAGCCGTTGCAATACCTATTTTGGGAACGTGTGTATTTGTTATACTTAAAAAGTCCTTTCCTTTTTTCGTAAATATGCAGAAAAGGTTGGACAGAGTAAATGGAAATATTCAGGAGAATTTAACAAATATAAGGGTTGTAAAATCCTTTGTCAGAGAGGATTTTGAGAGAAACAAATTTGAAGAATCCAGCGATGCGCTTATGAATAATGCTACGAGAGCTCTTCATATTGTAATTTGGGATAGACCTTTGATGATTGTCGTTATGAGATCTTCTATTATGGCGCTTCTCTGGTTCGGAGGAAATAAAATATTGCAGGGTTCTCTTCAAGTAGGAGAACTTATGTCATTTATAAGTTACATCACTCAGATTTTATTCTCCCTTCTTCTTCTCGGTATGGTTATAACCCAGGCTTCAAGAGCAAGTGCCTCGGCAAAACGTATAATTGAGGTACTGGATACGAAGATTGATATTAAAGACAAAGAAGATGCGGAAGAAAGAAAAGTCAAGGAAGGAATCGTAGAATTTAAAAACGTATTTTTTAAATATAAAGATGAAAATGCCGATTACGCTTTAAAAGATATCTCCTTCAAAGTTAAAAAAGGAGAGATAATAGGGATAGTCGGTTCAACCGGGTCCGGAAAAACTTCTTTAGTTCAGCTTATTCCAAGACTTTATGATGCCACGAAAGGAAGTGTGCTTGTTGATGGAGTGGATGTAAGGGATTACAGATTAAACGACTTAAGAAAATCCATCGGGTTTGTTCTTCAAAAAAATGTATTGTTTTCAGGTACTATAAAAGATAATTTGAAGTGGGGAAATACTCAGGCTAAGACTGAGGAAATAGTTAGAGCGGCTAAAAATGCTCAGGCCCATGATTTTATAATGGAGTTTTCTAAGGGATATGAAACCGAGTTGGGACAAGAAGGAGTTAATATATCAGGAGGTCAGAAACAAAGGCTGAGTATAGCCAGAGCAATGCTCAAAAATCTTAAGATAAGGGAGATGTGA
- a CDS encoding MarR family winged helix-turn-helix transcriptional regulator, whose product MDEDKLELISLKRKIKCLHRANMRVVLKRYGLYEGQPFTLIHLKKKGECTQRDLAEFLNVSSATIAVSLKRLEKSGLIKKTPDKKDLRYNNISLTEKGREIVDKCEDAFENADIHMFDGFSDEEIKNLKMYYARIIDNLEKFNFSNKGGNADD is encoded by the coding sequence TTGGATGAGGATAAATTGGAACTTATTAGTCTGAAGAGAAAGATTAAATGCCTTCACAGGGCTAATATGCGGGTAGTTTTAAAAAGATATGGGTTATACGAAGGTCAACCTTTTACTCTTATTCATCTAAAAAAGAAAGGAGAATGTACCCAAAGAGATCTGGCGGAATTTTTAAATGTCAGCAGTGCTACTATTGCGGTTTCATTGAAGCGGTTGGAGAAATCGGGATTGATAAAAAAGACTCCTGATAAGAAAGATTTAAGATATAACAATATAAGTTTGACGGAAAAAGGCAGAGAAATAGTCGATAAGTGTGAAGACGCTTTTGAAAATGCGGATATCCATATGTTCGATGGGTTTAGCGATGAAGAAATAAAAAATCTGAAAATGTATTATGCAAGAATCATAGACAATCTGGAGAAATTCAATTTTTCTAATAAAGGAGGTAATGCCGATGATTAA
- a CDS encoding ABC transporter ATP-binding protein, with protein sequence MRFNNVTFGYNSDKIVLKNISIYAKPGQKIALVGSTGAGKTTITNLLTRFYDIDEGSITIDGIDIRKIKKENLRKSLAMVLQDTHLFTGTIIDNIRYGKLEATDEEVIKAAKLAGADSFIRRLSNGYNTVIDGDGNNLSQGQRQLLNIARAAVADPPILILDEATSSIDTRTEKYIEEGMDRLMEGRTNFIIAHRLSTVRNADAIMVIENGEIIERGNHEELLKQRGRYYDLCTGAFELE encoded by the coding sequence GTGAGATTTAATAACGTAACCTTTGGATATAACTCCGATAAAATAGTACTTAAAAATATTTCTATTTATGCAAAGCCTGGGCAGAAAATTGCGTTGGTAGGTTCTACGGGAGCAGGGAAGACTACAATTACAAACCTTTTAACAAGGTTTTATGATATAGATGAAGGAAGTATAACCATAGACGGAATCGATATCAGAAAAATAAAGAAAGAGAACCTAAGGAAATCCCTTGCCATGGTTTTACAAGATACTCATTTGTTTACGGGAACGATTATAGACAACATAAGATACGGAAAACTGGAAGCTACTGACGAAGAAGTAATAAAAGCGGCTAAGTTAGCCGGAGCAGACTCTTTTATCAGAAGACTTTCCAATGGATATAATACTGTAATAGATGGAGACGGAAACAATTTAAGTCAAGGACAAAGACAATTGTTGAATATTGCCAGGGCAGCCGTAGCGGACCCGCCCATACTGATTTTAGACGAGGCCACCAGTTCCATAGATACCAGAACAGAAAAATATATTGAGGAAGGAATGGATAGGTTAATGGAAGGGAGGACAAATTTCATCATTGCCCATAGATTATCGACGGTAAGAAATGCTGATGCTATAATGGTTATTGAAAATGGAGAAATTATTGAAAGAGGAAACCATGAAGAACTGTTGAAACAAAGAGGAAGATACTACGATTTGTGCACGGGAGCTTTTGAGTTAGAATAG